The Labeo rohita strain BAU-BD-2019 chromosome 10, IGBB_LRoh.1.0, whole genome shotgun sequence genomic interval TGTGAACGTTAAGGGAACAttccatttgatttttttgaaaacattacgagaatgtcacttttaaatgttctctAAATGTTCAAgtagcaacatttaaaaaagcgaCAACATTTAGACGCTTCACTAAAATGTTTCTGTGCTATTTTAAGATCATtagttaagaaaaatatgttttgttaacGTTACCATTAAGTtctgaaaacataatttctgaatGTCCTCTGAATCTTTAAAGTgtctagtttttaaaatgttttaaaaacatatttcttgGTGATGTGAACATTAAGGGAACAAtattatcattttgcaaacatgggaatgttacttttgaacgTTCTGAAACAAAACCATCCAACGTCCAACTAAAAGCTCCCTGAAcgatgtatatataatattattgtgCCAACATTTTGAGAATGTTATTGAAGATCAGATAAAACTTTGAACAAACATTCCATTAATGTTAACGGAACAATGTTTGTTCataactttgagagaaccttGACAGATCATTCTCTGTTATGGCATTTTGTTAGACAGACTGTGatcaggacacacacacacacacacacactgcaggaACAGTAAGAGCAGTATGGAAGCATGTGATTGGCTCAGGTCCCGGTCTGTGGTATGtgtatcagtgtgtgtgtgtgtgtttgggacAGGAGCAGAGGTGGCTGATGTTCTGTAGCTCTGGAGAATCTCAGCAGCGTCGTGAGCAGAAATAGGTCAGACGTGCCGCTGGAGAAGGTTTCATCTGTGAGATCACGTCTCACGTCTCCTCTAATGGAGTCCAGATGTGCTGCGGGAGCGGCTAATACGCCTCTTTCTCCTCTCGTTCCCTCGTCTTCCTCTCCTGCTCGCTCCGGCTCTCACAGGAAATGCTCCAGGTTCTTGGCCCTGAAGGGAACATGCCTCTGTAACCACCTCCAGATggagcaacacacacacacacacacacacacactgctctCCATCTCTGTCGGCTCAAACCACCGACATGATCCTGCACCCATTCGCAGTACTGGTTgtggctggtttatgctggttagcTCCTGTCCAGACGGTTGACCAGCACAAGCATACAGTAGTAGAATCAAGGATGATTTTCTGGTTAAAACTCAGgctgcactgcaaaaaatgatttatttaatagtaTATTTGTCTAGTttttcagtacaaatatctCAATAAATCAACCGTTTATTTGAGAAGGAAAATTAACTTAAGATATGTTTTATAAGATATAAGATacgtcttgttttctgaaattgaatcaaaattaagtgggtttttaattaaaacaagaagaaaTATCTGCCAAAATAGTcagaaaaaatcatttcatttaatttaattaattttccttTTCAATTAATCTGATTTTTCTGACCTCATTGGCAAATATTTGCTTTTGTGTtaagcaaaaattacaaaaataaataaataaaaacttttttaataatttaaatttttaaacacaacttaattttttaggtaatttttgaaaagtttcacttacacatgaaaatgtttgtcaaaaaaaaaaaaaaaattaattcattttccGAGTTTTTTCTGACCCCATTGACAGATAATTGCTCTTGTtttaagtaaaaagaaaaaaagagagataaaaaaattttattttaatttttttaatttttttttttaaataatttaacattttaaacacaacttaactttttcattatgttcatttcatttaactAATTTTCCTTTTCAATTGAGTTGATTTTTCtgaccccattggcagatatttaaaaattatatatattaaaattaaacaattgaAAATTTTAAACACAACTTATTTTTTAAGGTAATTTAGCTTTTTGAGTAAATGCGACCTAAGATTATAGCTATTtgtcatggaaaaaaaaaaaaaaaaaataataataagtaagaaaatatttttttgctgtatggTTCAAGTTCAACAATCTTCTGATTTTAAATTCTGTGAAAGAaacaagattattattattaactaaaactaatataaaaatgtcattacttaaaataaaacaaacattaactaaaatacgttaaaatataaacttctcattttaattcagcttaaatactaaaataataaactgaaaCTAAGAACtaacttaaaaacaaataaaagtgataaaaacacacaacaaatttaccaaaacattaactaaaataaaaattaaaaagacagaaaatataaaaataaaattgattcaaaatattaacaaaaactataaacgtctataaatactaaaaaataaaaaactgtcaTCTGATGAGATTCAGAGTGCATTTACACTACAGAAAACTTTCCTTTGCGTTTTCGGTAAGTTATGTTTATTGACTCCGcgaaaatgactaaaaacactGTACTGTTCATGCCAGACCAGTAGGAGGTGATGTCACTTTGTAAATATGCACGCACATGATGTCAcaatttttactaattttttagTTTAGACTGAGACGATAACAGtaccatttttttcagtataagCCCGTTTTCAAAGTGTTTTCAGGTTGTCATGTAAATGAacggccaaaaatacatttaaagaaaacataaaaactttTCCGTTTTCTATTGAAAGCGTGTCGCTTAAACTCCCCCTCAAAGTTTGCAAACTCCCAGAATTCCTCGGTCCGTAGGCTCTATCAATGGCTCTCTGTTCCACATTCCCTGAGTCTCTGAGCTCGAGCTGTTTGAGTGCTTTCATTCCCTGCAGCGCGTCGTGTTAATAAATCGGCGAGCGCGAGGATGTTCTGCTCCAGCTGGATCTCGTTATTGTGCTGAAGAAGTGTTTATGTGAGCGGCCGCAGATTCACTGTTGACGTGCCAGAGAGGAAAACGCGCACAGGCCACAAATGCCCACCGCCGCGACGCCGAACTTTCAcaatcactgcaaaaaaataaaaaaaagtaaagtcaGCCGTTTCACAAGAGCATGAGGTCAGGTCATGCATCAGCAAAACAGCTCATCTTCGCATTGTATTCACATCAAAATATACACACTATCATGATgaaccctcatgttgttctttcttctgtggaacactaAAGACAATAACATTCACTCtgttttataaatgcatattataggTCTTTTTGTGAACAACTCATCTGtgcatgtttcattttttagaaatgttttaaatctcTCTGCTGACGTATGCAGATCTTCTTCCATCATAATCTGAAAACCACGCCCACCGGGCGTAAATGTAGGGTGGAGCTTGATTCAGTGCATCAGCTGTTGATTGGATGTTGAGATATGGGGCGGAGTTAAAGAGCACTGAATAGTGACAGAGTGCATTTAGGCCACGCCCACACAAACAATCCAACGCTCTCCACTGACTTTGTGTTGTGGGAAGCTGCCTCCTTATCATTTCcgacttaaataataataaacaaaacaaagtctaAAACCTGCTATGTCACAaggtgtacagtaaacaagctaaaaaacccAGAACTACGTTTTTATAAGCTGTCGACCCAAAAAACAAGTGTTTAAGGTCACAAAGGTAGAGCACAAAGTGTCATATTACGCTAAGAACCACACCCACTGGAGGAAAACGCAATCGGCGATAGGAAGCATTCATTATTTTGAACCATgttaaaggattatttcaccCTATGTGAACCTGAAAGGAGAATTGAAATTTTGAGAAACTAAATTTCTTTGTTCTATGTCAGTGCTCATTTTCCTTACTGTCCTTTTGTTGGAGAAATGATCGATGTTTTTTGGATCGACAGCTTATAAAAGCATAGTTCTGGGTTTCTTTgcttgtttactgtacacctTGTCACACAGCAGCTGTTAGACATTgtcctgtttatttttataagtcAGAAATGATAAGGAGGCAGATTCCCGCAATGCAACGTCAATGGAGAGCGTTGGAATGGTTGTGTGGGCGTGGCCTAAATGCGCTCTGTCACTATTCAGTGCTCTTTAACTCCACCCCGCGAGCGCTTTTAAGAGCCACGCCTACATCTCAACATCCAATCAACAACTGCTGCACTGAATCAGGTCCCGCCCTACATTTACTCTTTTTCAATAATCTTTTAGACTTGGATGAACCTCACAATAAGAAAAGTCTGTCGCTACTTCTGTTTCATCATAACTTAAACCTAATGAacctaatttaatatttcacccTCATTTCGTTTTATAAATCACTCCCGACCTTGGAGAATATTTGATCCCAGTGACATTTAAGCATAAAATCATGCATTCTTTACTTTCATTCCATAGGCAaggctttaatttttttactgttttaaaatttttactatttttgtaatttttactacactgtaaaaaataaaaaacacaatttgtggagtcagcttaaaataatttgttaccctgctgccttaaaattttaagttcagtcaactaaaataagtttagtcaacttgaaatgttaagttgtactaagtaacaacttagatatttgtgtttgctaaacttaacagatgggtaagtaacccagctgccttaaaatttgaagttgattcaactcaaatatctaagttgtcacttagtataatttaacatttcaagttgaataaactttttttgagttgaacttttaaggcagccaggttaattaataaattattttaagttgacccaacaaattgtttttttacagtgtagattgTATGTGTGTAAATTTGCGTCTgtgaatgatatatatatatatatatatacattaaaactaATGTTTAAAATCATTGACATCCAAGACTATAATAATCCTCCCAAATGGCTTAACATTTAGtactgtatatgtgaccctggagcacaaaaccagtcattttttaagatttatacatcatcttaaAGTTGAATGAATAGTTGTTATGAtcggacaatatttggttgagatattggaaaatctggaatctgagggtgcaaaaaatcaaaatattgagaaaatcacccttaaagttgtccaaatgaagttcttagcaatgcatatcactaatcaaaaattaagttttatatatgtagggtaggacatttacaaaatatcttcatggaacatgctctatacttaatatcctaatgacttttggcatgaaagaaaaatcaataattttgacaatgtattgctggctattgctataaataaacccgtgatacttaagactggttttgtgctccagggttgcatatggatttttttttcttttataaacaaattggcatttaaagggttaaaattctaaaaacaaatgttttttggtaGTTACgaatatatcattttatattaacattttttgacatttttctcctGTAAGgacatctttttttaaattgtcacaCAAGGGTTAACACAGTTTAAGAGCACATCACTATGAAGAGCTTCATTTGTGTCccacagaaaaataaactcaaacaTCTTGCTTCCTTTCTTCACAAACGGTTCCTGCACTCAAATATCTCCTGTCACTGACTTTCACTTTAATTTGCCTGTTATGAGTCTCCatctcctcacacacacacacacacgtctggtttattatctttgtggggactctccataggtgcaatggtttgtatactgtccacactgtattttctgtccccttaccctaactctacccctaaacctaacccttacagaaaactttctgcatttttactttctcaaaaaaatctcattctgtatgatttataagcttttgtacccatggggacctcaagccggtccccacaatgtcaaaaatttcaggttttattatccttgtggagacatttggtccccacaatgtagcaaaaacaagtccacacacacacacacacacacacacacacacacacacacacacacacacacacacacatacatgaagTGTGATCTTGCAGACATGACCGCAGGTCtttatttacagtttacatTCATAAATACAGGGAACATTTACAGGCATTTACATGTGACGTGTCCAGCGTGTTTCATCTCTGTTTTTTGAGTGTTGCGTGTTAAGACAGCGTGTGAAGTCAGTACGAGTGAATCTGCAGAGCTGAGTTTCTCTCAGTCGGTGTGAGTCTATCAACATCTGATTCTCCACAAACAAACACTAAAGCCACAATTAGTCCAGAAGCACCACTGAAAACAACACTGATACACATCAGACGTGTAGATCAGTCACGGTGTTCATCAGAAATATAGAtttcagagagtgaatttgaaGTGAAACTGAATTGGCCGACTGGAATGACAGGAAGAGGAATTTACTGAActgcaattcaaagaaattcaACAGCAAAGAGAACAGACCAGATTTTGAGAAATACAGATCTTGTGAGCTGCTTCATGCTGGTTAGCTCCAATTTAGAACATTTTGGGGTAAATTAGGCCAtcctggataaaaaaaaaaaaaaaaaaaaaaaaaaaaaaaaagcgggTGGTTGAgggtggtgttttttttttcttagatttcAAACGCTAAACCACAGAGCTTTTATTTTAGAGGAAAACCACTGGGAAACTTctcttttgaaatgtttgtcttttgttgatttataaaccaaaataaatgatgacatatGAGAATATGTTGgaaatcaaatacaaaaaaacttcaaatttctttgaattttgttcaactttttgttctccttaaaggagaagttcacttccagaacaaaaatgtacagataatgtactcacccccttctcatccaagatcttcacgtctttctttcttcggtcataaagaaattatgtttcttgaggaaaacatttcagtaatgttgtgcatatagtggacttctatggtgtttgcgaatttgaacttccaaaatgcagtttaaatgcagcttcaaagggctctaaagccgagaaataagggtcttatctagcaaaacaatcagttattttccaaaaaaaaaaaaaaaaaaaaaaaaaaaaaaaaaaaatctctttatgaatcagccgttcgaacgaatcaaatgaatgaatgattcagtaattaaatcagtgacttgccgccacctactggcagattagtttcatttttaaagtatcttttcagtcatttaaatcgtttaatatttctgtactccaaatgttattttaaaaacattaatcttaacatgaatttatgaatgtaattgcactcatgcccctctgagcctcattaaacatatgaaaatacacctacaagacaCTTTCATGTTCTTCGGTGctcctctgtagtacaaattaattttgttaatatggATTTCATCTGACTgttaacttattcttattctggtgttttaattagaaatttaattagaagcttaaaaaatataattttttaaatatttgacataaaagacaacatacttttaataaagttaggaAAATGCCAgtacaaatgtaaaaactaaattcccctgtaaatcactttaaggagtcaaatatcacctcgtaataagaatgctaatttttgatcagatctTTTGATTAtcgattagaaggtgctcctaaaattttgactgtgcccctacattttttaagttaCGAGCATAAGTGCtccaaaaaagaaatgtaagcatagagccctgttatctgtgaatgtttgttttgaaagtgaacttctcctttaatttcgAATCCATTTTTCTattctgcatcctgtttgcCACTTCATTTCAAACTGCTGTCGGTTACAAATTCACACGGTGGTCATGACTTTGAGCGAGCCGCTCCTGAACCGCAGGATCTTCTTTTTGAGCGCGTGAGACGCCTTGATCTTCACGAAAGCTTTGGGCTGCAGCGTGTGTCCGGGCGGGTGTGACGGAGAGGGCGGAGCCAGCTGTGGGCGGAGCTGCTGAGGCCAGACCAATCCGCCGCTCTCGTCGGAGTCGCTGGACAGCGAGCTGGAGCCGGGCGTCTCGGCCTCGCTCAGACTGGACTCCGACTCTCCCGCGACGGGGTGCGCGTAGCCGTCCGGCGGGTATTCGGCGCGGAGGTGAGGCTGATGATGGTGGTGATGAAGGTGCGGCGCGGGGGGTTGGGCGTAGACGCGAGGTTTACGCGAGCGTCTGCTCGGCTGTTCGGGAGGCGTCTCGGCTTCGTCCTGACTCAGTTCTAGCGTGGAGCGCCAGCGGCGGTGAGCGGAGCCGCGACGCGTTTTGGGTTGAGCGCTGCGCACCGCGTCCCGCTCCACCGTGTTGTATTTGCGCTCTCGTTGACCCAGCAGGCTGTTCTCGGATTGGGCGCGACAAGCTTTCCGTCCGGGCTTCTTCGGCGTGGTTTTGTCCTCTGTGAAGCGGCACTTCTTCGCCGCGGCTTTCGGCTGTGCCGACGTTTGTTTTGGAGCGGCGTGCGTCCGGTGCGCGGTGGATGGAGCGCGGCACGGCTGCGCCGGGATGTACTGTGCGTTCACCAGCTCGTCAGACGAGGGCGAGCGATTGTGTTGGTAAAAGTGCTGCGGCGATTCAGCTTCGCTGCTGCTGGGATCCAAAGCGCCGCATGGGAAGTCCAGCGATGCGGAACGGATCCCGGCCAGCGCCGGTCTGGGATAGCGAACGGAGCACGGCTCGTCCCACACGTGCCTCTCCTCTTTGCGGCACAGGCTGCTCTGTCTGACCACCGCTCGGGCCTCGGGTCCCAGGCTGGTGCGGGGTTTCGTGGGTCGAGCGGGAGGCGAGCGGCGTTGGATCAGGCCGAGGATGTACGTTTCCGCACGTTGGACTTGTCTGTAGTCGTCTGCGCTGGGCTCTTCCTCCTCTGCGTCCTCACTGGGATGCCAGATCCACGGCTCGTCTTCAGCGACGCCCTCTGCGATGCCCTCTAGTGGCGGATAGGGTGCGGAGAGAGAGCGGGGAACCGCGCGAACCACACCGTTCAGCTCGCGGCCGACAAATACGTCACCTGTGGACAGAGACACTGACGATTAGCATtgttataacaataaaaacaacatgcagtatCACAGATACGGTCAAACTCAAGGgctcaacaaaaaaaagatggtCTAAGAGTTCTGGTACTGTATTGCaaaacaagtttatttatataaagaatggtaattcaaaagcctttacatcaaaataatcaaatcaaaatcaatatgttcaaaattaaaagggtacacactaccagtcaaaaaacatttagtattattattattattattttttttttttttttcaggtttctttgatgattagaaagttcagaagaacagcattcatctgaaataaaaaaaagattatcttttgtaactttataaatgccttatcatcacttttgatcaatttaaagcatccttgctaaataaaagtattaatttctattaaaaaaatatatatacactgacttttatttataatgcattttattttaggtaaatgctgatctttgcattctattcatcaaagaatcaaaaaacgttttttcaacattgctaataatcagaaatgtttgttgagcagcaaatcagcatattagaatgatttctgaaggatcatgtgacactgaaaactggagtaatgatgctgaaaattcagatttgaaatcacaggaataaattacatttaaaaatatattcaaatagaaaatagttcttttaaatagtaaaattatttcaaaattgtactgtttttgctatactttgaatcaaataaatgcaggcttggtgagcagaagagacttctttaaaaaaaaaaatatatatatatatcggtaAAGGTACATTACGAAATAAAATCCAATAATGgctaacatttattaaaattaaataaagatacaCATTAAGAGGAAAATATAAGTTATACATAAAAAGGCATGTTTTGTCTCTTTTCTGACTTTGTTGTCTTTATACGttcctttttattttgcactggAAGCTTCATTACCAAAAATGAAGCAAGAAAACGTTGTAATTAAACTCTTTCTGATTtctgtataataaaatgtaaaataatattacacataatcatattgatattcatataaaatgtaaaaaatatttttaaaattagaaaattatgtaacattaaaaaaaaaaaaaaaaaattataataataaataaatcattaaaaatttgctaacattttatttaaacaaaaaaaaaaaaaaaaaaaagatatttatataatttgcaATGTCTAAATTAGGCCAGTAAAAATCATGAACCAGCTTGGTAAACATCATGTCTATCCTGCTCCTCCTGTTAGACCAGAactgaccagcataaaccagcatacaaatatagttttaaatcaGCTGGGTATACTGGATTAAagccattatttatttacaggcAGATGATTCAGAAGTGTGAGGATTATAGAGAGCAGTGATGCATGTTCACATACGTGTCTAAATGTCCGACACAACACGGCCTTTATACATGTGAGACGGCGCTCGAGTctgttaagtgtgtgtgtgctgtaacAGAGAGAGTCTTTCTTTCAACAGGAGTGTATTTTCACACTAAAGCTTTAAGGTCTcatgactctgtgtgtgtgtgtgtgtgtgtgtgtgtgatgtctGACAGGAAGTCTCTGCTTTAACCATTTCACTGCCAAACACAACAAACTTTCTATACATCTTAAAGGACAGCTAAAAAGTGCAATTCAGTACTTTTCTCTCATCGTCGTCCTCAAGAGGGTTAAGAGTTACAGATTTCTGGGAGTGAAGCCACATGGAGTGAACTGGATCTCTGTAAgcgtgcgcgtgtgtgtgtgtgtgtgacggcTGTAGGGAGGATACGGGTGGTCCGCTTACCAACAGACTTGGGTCTCTCAGTGAGCCGGACGGGAAGGATCTCAGCGTGACCAGAGAAGTCAGACGAGCCGAGAGGAGACGGACCCTCGGCCTGCTCTGAGAAACCTGACAGAAAAcacatgaaatgcattaaatatcaAGGCAAATACATATCCTGTGTGTtcataaataatagaaaaatgcTTTATATTTCTTAGCCAACATGTAGACATTCAGTTTTAGAGCTGAACTCAAAAAGTCCAGATGATTCAGTCTCTTTCTGACTGACATTATAACAGCAGCAGATgattatttacagtaaatgaaaACAGCATCAGCTTTCAGTCTGTCAGCACCATCCAACATCAAATATCTGCACAGCTTTCTGCTTTTCCATTGCTTTTCTGTGTAAACATGCGTTTGACCGCTGTCACGTCTTGCATCTTTTGCAGCGTCTCGCtcatgaaaccaaaaaaaagtgGTGTTTTTTGATTAGATAGTAAATGATTTCATTCTGTGAGCAGGAAGAGAGTCTGTCGAgatattaaaaacatgaaacacaTCCCCAATGGAGGAAATCACTGAATCAACCATTGGTTACACAGTTTAATTTCATTAGACACAAATACAGACTCAGCATTATTGGTTCTGGAAGTGTTTTTCCCCATTTAATTTTACCTTagggatattaaaaaaaaaaaaactttgtttaaGAGTTGAAAGCCATGAACAAGAAACAACCAGCTAGAGGAGAATCACAACATCACAAACTCTGGTTTGAAGCAATATTCAATCAgacaaatacacagaaacatcTAGGAATGTTTTCCTAACGTTCCCATTAAgctatgaaaaatgttttattgttttttttccttggaTTTGTTCAGTGATCtggtttttaataatgttttcaaaattttagcAGAAAAGCAATACTTATACATCATTCAAAGAATGTTTTTTCCTGAAACGTTTCATTGGATGttcatgtaacatttttaaattgctacttgtttcagaacacgcaaaagtaacattctcatgtttgcaaaatgatacaGTGGAACTTTCCCTTAACATTCTCATAACcaagaaagaagaaaacactaaaacatttaaaaactggaTGTTTTGAACAAGCTTTCATAACTTAATGGTAACGTTAGGAAAATTATGTGAATGTTAGGGGAACGTTCCAttgtatcattttgcaaacatgagaatgttacttttgcatgttctgaaacaagtagCAAAGTagcagtttaaaaatgttacgttaaaaatgaaacatttcaggaaaaaaCAGGCAACTGGGCAACAAACCCAGCTTTTAAATtcaacaaaccaaatttttttgtctagttaactcaaatatcttagttgtcacttagtacaacttaacatttcaagttgactaaacttatttgagttgactgaacttaaaatgaaggcagcagagtaacaaattattttaagttgactcaacaaattgtgttttacagCGCAGTCAGACAGAAAGCTTCGGTTTAAACGACAGTCAAATTAGTCGTAGCACACATCCCTggaaacaatacattttacgTTTACAGCAAAATATGCATGTTATGCATACAAATAAGTAGTTTAAGTTGAATGTGTATGAACCAAGAAATTGTAGTTGAAATATTGCTGCAAAGGGTTGCAAAAGGGCAGAAAATATTTGGTACATTTCTGGAAACTTTTAGAACAACTAATACATGTTTGTCAGGGCTAAGGCCGATACTGATTATTACAAATCAAGTAGACCAATAACCGATATTTTTaaccgatatatatatatattaaatgtctggtgtaaaaatgataatttcaaaattaagtATAACAAGGGCTCTAACAAaagctttctttaaatgcttttaaattattttattggcaaattggattttaaaatgaccgataaccataaaaatgctgaatatCGGAGCCGATAATTGGTCGACCTCTATTGGAATTTTTTTGGAAAGTGTGCAGAAATTTTTCACCCCTTTGCAACCCTAATGCCGCATCAAAGGGCTTCAACAGAAGCAAATAAATTGATTACCGACCCCATAGCAAGACTGTCTTTATAAATTagcattaaaaatcaattccactatggagaaaatgaaCGGGATTTTTACTTCGAGAACCAGCTGTTGCACTCTGTTGGACTgtagaaatttagaaatatgGGTGAAATTTGCAGGCTGTACCTGAGCCAATTCGGCCGTCTCCAGCATCAGTAGGGGGCTCCACTGAGCCGGCGTCTGCGTCCACCTTCAGCTCTCCCACCTGATGCTGCAGGATGTTCATCAGACTCCACGAGCCGTCCTGCAAACACCAACACGCTTACAGACACGTGCACCACATCAGGATGTTTAACATTGCTCCATCAGCTGACCCAAACATCAAGTTCTAGAAATACTCCACACTCATGCGTCCTAATTACTCCATTATCTCAAGGCATTCTAGGTCGTCTGTGTCTGGCGTTAATGTGAGTGTGTGGAGGAGAGCTGTGAAATGATCTCTGCGTAGGTTTATTAAAATCAGATGAGCTGAGAATACAGAACAGGCTTCTGGGAACAAGAGGAACGTAATGTCCTGTGTGTAATT includes:
- the dact3a gene encoding dapper homolog 3 — its product is MYRLFSLAAAERSRQKQRLELSLAGICELELLKRRHEALIASALALHAPEPEPERAERPSDDTNPRCPPDGSWSLMNILQHQVGELKVDADAGSVEPPTDAGDGRIGSGFSEQAEGPSPLGSSDFSGHAEILPVRLTERPKSVGDVFVGRELNGVVRAVPRSLSAPYPPLEGIAEGVAEDEPWIWHPSEDAEEEEPSADDYRQVQRAETYILGLIQRRSPPARPTKPRTSLGPEARAVVRQSSLCRKEERHVWDEPCSVRYPRPALAGIRSASLDFPCGALDPSSSEAESPQHFYQHNRSPSSDELVNAQYIPAQPCRAPSTAHRTHAAPKQTSAQPKAAAKKCRFTEDKTTPKKPGRKACRAQSENSLLGQRERKYNTVERDAVRSAQPKTRRGSAHRRWRSTLELSQDEAETPPEQPSRRSRKPRVYAQPPAPHLHHHHHQPHLRAEYPPDGYAHPVAGESESSLSEAETPGSSSLSSDSDESGGLVWPQQLRPQLAPPSPSHPPGHTLQPKAFVKIKASHALKKKILRFRSGSLKVMTTV